The Sulfurimonas hydrogeniphila genome includes a window with the following:
- a CDS encoding AAA family ATPase, translated as MIIAYVSKVDKECYNDLKDEFTDVKNFNSINDFISFYAVSKNRDVVLLYRVENLEDIEKIKDIHFNNNIYMIVIGKNDTKFSLLAGKIGVDVYLSEEEADSGLITNLIIKSQSIIKQRRGNSNISVFTGISGGVGTTTISMNLAKTLAQDHPDKNVLYLDFAYTKAVSNLFFNYPQPKKTIVDISSVQNLDMQELFENGLEKLNDNLYFVPGLQKHTDREELEKPENIQMFLNFIMFIKEKFDFIIIDVGVFEDVDLEIDIQEIADNIFVITEFSIPSMSILKTYIDIIDKSGWYSKTHIIANRSDSFGSVTQEEARKILSKGLKHNFEIAFALPNDAVHLRECWNEAQLVCDEYPDSPFMLKLKEFGENFFIHDASLYENAHKGEHSFWSKVKRWL; from the coding sequence ATGATAATAGCCTATGTATCAAAGGTCGACAAAGAGTGCTATAATGATCTAAAAGACGAATTTACCGATGTCAAAAACTTTAACTCCATCAATGATTTTATCAGTTTTTATGCTGTTAGCAAAAACCGTGATGTGGTACTGCTTTACAGAGTTGAAAATCTTGAAGATATCGAAAAAATTAAAGATATCCATTTTAACAATAATATTTATATGATCGTTATAGGCAAGAATGATACAAAATTTTCTCTGCTGGCAGGAAAAATCGGTGTAGATGTATATCTCAGTGAAGAAGAAGCCGATTCGGGACTTATCACAAACCTCATCATCAAGTCGCAAAGCATTATAAAACAAAGACGCGGAAACAGTAACATATCTGTATTTACAGGCATTAGCGGTGGAGTGGGTACAACAACAATTTCTATGAATCTTGCAAAAACACTGGCACAGGACCATCCAGACAAAAATGTTTTATATCTTGATTTTGCCTACACAAAAGCTGTTTCTAACCTGTTTTTTAATTATCCGCAGCCTAAAAAAACCATAGTTGACATATCTAGTGTGCAAAATCTGGATATGCAGGAACTCTTTGAAAACGGTTTGGAAAAACTGAATGACAACCTCTATTTTGTGCCGGGTTTGCAAAAACATACAGACAGAGAAGAGCTGGAAAAACCTGAAAACATACAGATGTTTTTAAACTTTATCATGTTTATCAAAGAAAAATTTGACTTTATCATTATAGATGTCGGGGTTTTTGAAGATGTCGATTTAGAGATAGATATTCAAGAGATCGCAGACAATATTTTTGTCATTACCGAATTTTCCATTCCTTCCATGTCTATTTTAAAAACATATATAGATATCATTGACAAAAGCGGATGGTATTCCAAAACACACATCATAGCCAACCGTTCCGACTCTTTTGGAAGTGTTACCCAGGAGGAGGCAAGAAAGATACTCTCAAAAGGCCTAAAACACAACTTTGAAATTGCTTTTGCCTTGCCGAATGATGCTGTTCATTTACGAGAGTGCTGGAATGAAGCGCAACTAGTCTGCGACGAATACCCGGATTCGCCTTTTATGCTAAAGCTCAAAGAGTTTGGAGAAAACTTTTTTATTCATGATGCTTCTTTGTATGAAAATGCCCACAAAGGCGAACACTCTTTCTGGTCCAAGGTGAAACGATGGCTCTAA
- a CDS encoding prepilin peptidase — MIIFVYFIVIASVLSYIDSKKRVIPDRIILPAFAVLVILKWWDADLSVYDLYAVLIVLVIFIIPVILNMAFGGGDLRFGAFCALFVGLSQVGYFIIFSGLIHLVILAALKKKSYGFAPAMSIAAILSYTIGKL, encoded by the coding sequence ATGATTATATTTGTTTATTTTATAGTTATTGCTTCTGTTCTCTCTTATATTGACAGTAAAAAAAGAGTTATTCCGGACAGAATTATACTTCCGGCATTTGCAGTGTTGGTTATTTTAAAATGGTGGGATGCAGACCTGTCTGTGTATGATTTATATGCGGTCTTAATTGTACTTGTCATATTTATCATCCCTGTTATTTTAAATATGGCTTTTGGCGGCGGTGATTTACGATTTGGTGCCTTTTGTGCCCTTTTTGTAGGTTTGTCACAGGTTGGGTATTTTATCATATTTTCAGGGCTGATACATCTTGTGATTTTAGCTGCTCTGAAAAAGAAAAGCTATGGCTTTGCTCCGGCTATGAGCATTGCCGCAATACTGAGTTATACAATAGGAAAATTATGA